In the Colletotrichum lupini chromosome 4, complete sequence genome, CCCATGATATATAGGGCTGCCCAGAAACCTTGTATGGAAGCTCTATTTAGAGGTGTAAGCGTAGCATGCGCAGTGAACGGTCATCACGAACAGTCTCTTACCATTTCTAGAGTAGCCTTGTGCCTTGAGCCCAGCGAAAAACCGAAGATACGTGATCTCAATCACAATCCAACCGATTAGACCGGCAACCGTTGTAATGTTGACGAACCATCCAAAGACGACAGAGGTGTTGTTGGCCACGTTGAGATAGACAAGCGGCATGAGGACGCAGGTCAACCCTACCGCGTAGTGAGGTGTCCCGAACCTGTCGCAGCGCTGAAGGACCCTAGGCGCGTGCCCATCGCAACTGAGACCGTAGAGGGTTCGAGACGCGATGAAGACGCAGGCGGAGCCGCTGCTAATGGCCGAAGTGCAGACCACGGCGTTGATGATTGACGGCAATACAGAGACGCCGGAGCGGGTGAAGGCGATGACGAAGGGGGACTGCTGGGCGGTACCGGTCGAGATGCTGAGTGACGGGTCGTTGGATGGCCTTCTTTTCGTTAGACAAGTCCCTCAAGTAGTGTCCCTACACAGATACGAGCTTCTTACACAATCATTCCCACAATTAGAATGCTAAGAACATAAAAGAAGAATACGCGTAAGAAAGTCTTCCTCGTAGCCGCTGGGATGATTTTTCTCGGTTGCCGAGTCTCGGAGCCCGAAATAGCAACGACTTGAATATTGCCGTAGCTGAAAGCCGCCGAGAGCAAAACTTTCCAGAAAGCCAGAAAGTTACCAGATGGGCCGGTGACTAGATAGCTGTTGAAGGCGCCGGGGTCCTGCCAGTATCGGAAACCTATACGGTCACCATTGGGTCCGCCACCGAGATCAATGACTAGGCCGCCGATGATGAGGCCGATGATAGTCATGATCTTTAGAGAAGCGAACACAACCTCGGTCTGTTTGTCTTGTAAGTTGCAGAGCTCTTTGAGGTGTAGAGTGGTATCTTACTTCACCGTATAGCCGGACGCCGCAGAAGTTGACTGTGATGATAAAGACCAGAAAAATTGTGATCCAAACCCTTGGGTTTACGGAGGTATTCCAGAACTGAATCAAAGTTGCAGCGGCGCTGATCTCAGCAGGAACAGAAATCGACATGGTGTACCCTATTCTCAAGTCAGGACTGTGCTTCAACTCTCAGCACTTACAAAGCTCGTGGCTTTGCACTTGAACTTACAAAAGTTCCAGCCAGTGGCTGCACCGAGTGCTGGCTCAACAAACTTGGTCGCATGTCGAATGAAACCACCAGTCGACGGCATGAAGGACGTGATCTCCCCCGTCGTATACGAGACGCCGGCGGTGACGAGACCCATAACGATGTAGGCCAAAAGTGCTCCGGCGGGGCCTGCAGTGGCTATGGTTGTACCAGAGCTCAAGAACAAGCCCGTTCCCTTGATCCAGTATCAGGCGACAAATCATCCCACCAAATGGTCGATACTGAGTAGACTCACAATCATTCCCGCAATTGCAATCATGTTAATATGCCGAGACTCCAAGTCACGCCTGATCCCCTCACCATCTCCGGGGATAGAGGTGCTCTGGCCGGAGCCGGAGTCCACTTCGGGAGTTGCACCAGTAGTGGTCTCGCCCTTTTCCTTCCCCTCCATGATGGAAGAGTTGAACAGAATAATAAGGATCTGTAGGGCTCAAATAGGATGGCCTCGTAAATCTATTGAAGTTCAAGGATGCATCTCGCTGCGACTTCTTCCGAGTAACAAGACGGGTTGATCAACATTATGAATGACACAAGTGTAAGCACCCAAAAGTCGGTCCTGATAACGCCCCCGGAGGTGCCATTCAGGGTCGTAGGATAGGCGCAACTCCGCAGCCAATCGGGCGCTGGGTCGCTGTCAACGATCAACTTTGAGTTGCCGGTGCCAGGATCAAGCTTCGGCTTGAGACGCCGGCCGGTTGATAAGCCCCGTTGCGCGTGAGTGCGGGGATAGAACGGCTTCAAAGATTGGATAAAAGCCTGGGGAACGCGATCCCTGACCTGACAGCTCTGTCACACGGCATCCAACGATAAGACTTTAGTAGGTCAAGCATGATGGCACCCATTTCTTCTTCAAGTCCCGAGGACGCCTTTCAGTTATTCGACCTGCGGGTCGAGGTCGTCTGTCCACCAGGCAAGAGGATTATGTGTGGTGCCAAAGAAGGGGATTACTTCACGCTGAAGGGTGAGATGTTGCATTTGCCACCAGATCAAGGCATCAGCATATACAGCTTATGTACGCGAATACCGACCCTATCTACTCCAGAGTCATAATTGCTGATTCTCGAAAACAGCATCGGTGCTACCCCTACTCGCTGCAAAGCAACGAGTAACTGCCAAGAACGACTGGATGACAACCGATGCGTTGATCGCATGCCCGGATCCCTGCTGTCCTTCCCAGCTGAAGATTGTCCGAGAAGGCATCAGAACGTTCCGTCACTCAGAGACTACTGCCGTTCCTTTGAGCAACGCCGATGCGCCCAAGTAGAAGTCTTACACAGACACATGTACTCAACCTCATCTTGGTCTTATCGATGTTCAAGCAAAAAATACACCATCTTGAGTATTGAAACCAGCTTCAGCCATGAGTCCAACCCAGGTCTCATCATCTGCAAAATCCAAACTCAGTGCGCCTTCCGCCTGGCCGAAAGCTCGACCTGAGGTTGCGGCATACCCGATCTCGCGTGTCGTGTCCCGCTCGCCAGCCCGAAGCTGGTCACGATGCTCAGGAAGATCTGTTACCGTCGACGCCTCGGCTGAGGGCTTGGAGATTCTAGCCAAGATGTTGTCGAGAAACCTTGACTGAAGTGCGCAACTCGAGCCCGGCGGCGCAGCTTGCTGGGAGAAAACCAAGGCTGCACCCGAGATTGCACTTTGAATGGCTGGTTGAATTTGGCCGGCGATGGAATGGGACGTAGATAACATGAGCTAGATTCCAGTCAGCCTTCAAATAAAGAAGAACAGTAAAAAGTTTCCCAATGGTCGAACCTTGATCAAGAATGCTGCACTATAGGCAGTCATCACATGAACAGAGTCTTGGGTAAAGCAAAGCCAAGAAGAGTGACGGCAGATGAGATGCAGCATCTCCAGGGCACTTGAGTAGCTAACCCAGAGAGCCTCCATATGGTAGGTCATGTTTGGATCCGACTGTGCTAAGATGTCCTGTAATGGCAAAGAGAACAGTTGTAACTTGAGATGTGTGCCATAGAACtggattaaaaaaggatggCAGCTGTCTAGTCGGAGGCTTTAGCTAGCTAACTTTCACGGCTTGGGGTTTAGGCATACCTGTATCTGCGACCCTGAGCCACCTCGACTCCCACTCATCGATTCTGCTCTTGATAATTGCAAGGAGAGACTCGAGACTGTGTAGTTGTCTGGCGTGAACTCGACTTGACCTCGGTCCTAGTAGCCTGAAAACCTCTGAACTCAACAGTCGTAGTGTTACTAGCGCACCAAGCAGGCAATCACCAGGAGTAGCCATTGCATCTTTACACCATGGCTCAATAGACTCGATGAACTCACTTCGTTCAATCATCCACGGCTTTCCAGTTTGTAAGCTCATGCTATGCCCTATTAGCTCTTGAGCTGCCATCTTCGCTCAGTCTTGATCTCCATCTTACCTTCGATCGTAAACAAAGAGAATCAGCCAGGTTCTCTCGATGTTCCTGGCTTGATGTCGCTCCAAGTCCATGGCCGCGTTTGATTGCGGCGAATAAGGAGCCAGCCGATGCCAGCCCAATTCCATGCCCATCCTGATCACGTATCCCAGGAGCATCCAGGCACGTGTGTCTTCAGACTCTTTCCAATAGGTCAAGATCATCACCGCTTGGGCAGTCTCAACTGATTTGGTTCCTTTTCTGAACGTAGAGGCAAGGATACCTTCTGCATGGTCGCGGAGTCTCTTGTATAGAGCAGGATTGAATGCCTTTGCGGCTGCGGATAGGATTGCCGTAAGAAGGAATGAAGACTCCTGTCGGATCTGGCTGAAGGTGTGCAGGTACGGGTCCAATTGGCTTATGTATGGATTGAGAGATTCCATGAAACTATTCACAGGTTACTCTTGTCTTGTCGTGGCGAGAGCGGAAAGGGAGAAGCTAGAGACGAAGATGCTTCAAAGGGGCGGGGTGGAACAGGGTTGTGACAGGTACGTTGGCATTCTTAGACTCACTTTTCGAACAGAGACGAGGCGATGGAAGAATTGAGGAGACCAAGTTGAATTGGATCATCTGCAGGGATCCGCGACTCTTCTTGCTGTGCCTCTGAAGTGGTCGATTCTGAAGCATTCAATATGCTTCCAAGTGAGAAACTGCCTCGAGTGGCTGCACGACTGAACAGCCCAGCAGGCTGCAGGCTTCCATTGCTCCAGTCTGGACTTCGTTGAATTGCCTGCGCCAGTTCACTTCTCTCCTCAATCTGCCTTTGTTGTACCGACTGAGAAGAAGCGGCTGGTGCTGTCGAGATCTGGGCTTTGCGCTTGGGCGTGATTCTTGAACTGTTAATCGCTATAGCACTGTTTCTCCAGGTGGTACGCACCGAGTCCCTGGTTTTCTTCCACGGCGGTGATCTTGGAAAATGCACGTTAATGACTTCCGGGTACATCGATCGCAAACCGTTGCATCATCTGCGGTGATGCATTTCATCTTGACACTCCTGCATTGAAGGCACGCCTTGGAACTGATCGAAGGCATGTCTGTCAGTCGGCGCAGATGTTGCTGGCATCACAGACCGCTGCATCTTACACGGGCTTGAGAAATGGCGATGCTTGGGTGTGTTCCATTGTGCATACTGCTTTACTCCTGCTTTACTGTGCTAGATCGCCGGCTACCATTCGTGAAGCCAACACTAAGGATGACCGGCAGTTGGACTCGATAAGGCTAAGGGATGGAATTCGCCGGCTTCGGGGGTGCTGAGAACCCTTTTCGGATTTCTTTCCCTATCTTCACCCACTTTTCTCCCCGCCGTTGCCTGTGGTGTGACGTGGGTAAAGATAACCGAGTAATGAGCCGGCAAGCTACCGTCAGAGTCATTGATCGCCGATGGCTACTGGTAGTTGAGATGAATGCCGGCGTATGCTGGCTCGAAATCAGGGTTCAGCTTGTCcctgcagcagcagcagcatcgtCCATTTCGTTGGACACCGAAGAGAAGGCTTACATGGAAGCTGTCGAAATCGAAGACTGAAGAGAGAACATAAATTTTGTCAAGAGACCTTCAGAAACACATAGTCACTCACCTTCCAGAAGACAATACAAACGAAATGGCGGCAAAACCAGAGGGCCAAAGCGCCAAGACGGCGCACGTCAACATGATGACGGACACCATTATCACAAATCTCCCCGCTGCAAACCTACGGGTCATCATGCGCTCACTGTTGGCCGCGCACCCGGACGTCACCACAACTTTCGAGGCCGAAACCCGAACTTATGTCAGAGATGCAGCGTTGCTGTCAGCTCAAGGCGAGTTGTCTTCGGAAGCAACTTTGAGAAAGACTCAGGCAACAATTCGTTGCATGCTGGGATGCGGGCTCAGTCTTGAGAGCATTCCGCTCATGACCAGGGTGGTAAGGGGCGGCATTAAGCTTCTCGTCGATCCAGAGACTACCAAGGAGAAAACGCATGCTGTCTTGGCATCCGTGGATGGTGATATCGTCCAGATCATGACCGCCGTTGAGAAAAGGCTGCTAGCTGCTGCGCGCGAAAGTCTCCTAGACGATGAGCGCGACGCCGTGACCAATTTGCACGAGTCTCTTCTCGAGTGCAGAGCCATAATAGAAGAGAAAGCAATGGAATACCCCTATACGAGGGCACTTTTTGCGACTTCAATGCTTCTTGGAGTGTCACTTCCAGTCCTCGATATGCCTTTAATCGGTACATCGGGCCTAAGCGCATCTCTTGCAGGCCCTGTGGATGCGAGGGAGACGTTTGAGATGAACGGCTTCAAATTGCCTAGATTATTCACCGGGCTTTGGCAAATGTCTAGTCCATCCTGGGGCTCAGCACCTACATCCAAAATCATTGCCCAGTTCTCCAAGCACATGGAAGTAGGTCTTACAGCCTTCGATATGGCGGACCACTACGGTGATGCGGAAATCATCTTTGTGAGTCTCATATTAATACCATTTCCCCCGAAAAGTGATGCTAAATGAGTTAGGGTCGTTTTCGTTCGGCGTATCCCTTCAGCGACTCGACGTTCGCAGCGACCAAGTACTGTGTCTTCAACCCCATGATCGTTACACGTGCCGCCGTGCAAGCCAACGTAGCTGAAAGGTGCCGGAGATTACAGACAGATAAGATCGACCTGCTTCAATTTCATTggcaattcgtaagtagccaTATAGGCCTGCCCGGTATTTTGATGGTGGCTAACTGAGGCCCCATGACAGTATGAGGACCCTCAATATGTGGAGGCGTTGCGATTTCTTGAAGAAGACTCGCGCGTCAAGGCTTTGGGGCTATGCAACTTCGATACTGAGCACATGCAAGTCGCCATCGATAAAGGCGTCAGACTACATTCAAATCAAGTACAGGTATACTGAACTCCCGCCAATTGAAAGGCTAAGTGGCTGAAACTGATGGGCCCTAGTTTTCGTTGATCGATAGCAGGCCCGAGGTCCGCATGGGCAAGGTCTGCCAGGAACATGATATCAAACTCTTGACATACGGAACACTGGTAAGCTGCAGGAGATGACTGGTATGATTCATCCGCTTGAAGGCTAACAGCTGTCGATGTAGTGTGGTGGGTTCCTCGCCGAGAAGTGGCTAGGAAAGGGGCAGCCGGATCTCTACGACGAGGCGATTACGCCGAGCCAGCGCAAGTATTACGCTATGATCCGAAGCTGGGGAGGCTGGGATCTGTTCCAGGA is a window encoding:
- a CDS encoding amino acid permease produces the protein MLINPSCYSEEILIILFNSSIMEGKEKGETTTGATPEVDSGSGQSTSIPGDGEGIRRDLESRHINMIAIAGMIGTGLFLSSGTTIATAGPAGALLAYIVMGLVTAGVSYTTGEITSFMPSTGGFIRHATKFVEPALGAATGWNFWYTMSISVPAEISAAATLIQFWNTSVNPRVWITIFLVFIITVNFCGVRLYGETEVVFASLKIMTIIGLIIGGLVIDLGGGPNGDRIGFRYWQDPGAFNSYLVTGPSGNFLAFWKVLLSAAFSYGNIQVVAISGSETRQPRKIIPAATRKTFLRVFFFYVLSILIVGMIVPSNDPSLSISTGTAQQSPFVIAFTRSGVSVLPSIINAVVCTSAISSGSACVFIASRTLYGLSCDGHAPRVLQRCDRFGTPHYAVGLTCVLMPLVYLNVANNTSVVFGWFVNITTVAGLIGWIVIEITYLRFFAGLKAQGYSRNELPYKVSGQPYISWAALVMVVLVVFFSGFDVFTTGNFTASGFLTCYLNVFIFAILYIFFKFYLKSRVIAVGEMDFETEFASIRYEKAQEEVYGPGKSGLKHSIRRIIHAV
- a CDS encoding aldo/keto reductase, with the protein product MSRQATVRVIDRRWLLVVEMNAGVCWLEIRVQLVPAAAAASSISLDTEEKAYMEAKHIVTHLPEDNTNEMAAKPEGQSAKTAHVNMMTDTIITNLPAANLRVIMRSLLAAHPDVTTTFEAETRTYVRDAALLSAQGELSSEATLRKTQATIRCMLGCGLSLESIPLMTRVVRGGIKLLVDPETTKEKTHAVLASVDGDIVQIMTAVEKRLLAAARESLLDDERDAVTNLHESLLECRAIIEEKAMEYPYTRALFATSMLLGVSLPVLDMPLIGTSGLSASLAGPVDARETFEMNGFKLPRLFTGLWQMSSPSWGSAPTSKIIAQFSKHMEVGLTAFDMADHYGDAEIIFGRFRSAYPFSDSTFAATKYCVFNPMIVTRAAVQANVAERCRRLQTDKIDLLQFHWQFYEDPQYVEALRFLEEDSRVKALGLCNFDTEHMQVAIDKGVRLHSNQFSLIDSRPEVRMGKVCQEHDIKLLTYGTLCGGFLAEKWLGKGQPDLYDEAITPSQRKYYAMIRSWGGWDLFQDLLKVLKSIASRHSVSLSNVATRWVLDFPYVGAVIVGTRMGISERADENLASLGWSLSQEDRDLIEEVLKRSRRSEMFDAMGDCGGEGPKDEDSVWSGTPSIAGRDGHVKGIRGKILEK
- a CDS encoding fungal specific transcription factor domain-containing protein, with product MEHTQASPFLKPVITPKRKAQISTAPAASSQSVQQRQIEERSELAQAIQRSPDWSNGSLQPAGLFSRAATRGSFSLGSILNASESTTSEAQQEESRIPADDPIQLGLLNSSIASSLFENFMESLNPYISQLDPYLHTFSQIRQESSFLLTAILSAAAKAFNPALYKRLRDHAEGILASTFRKGTKSVETAQAVMILTYWKESEDTRAWMLLGYVIRMGMELGWHRLAPYSPQSNAAMDLERHQARNIERTWLILFVYDRSMSLQTGKPWMIERSEFIESIEPWCKDAMATPGDCLLGALVTLRLLSSEVFRLLGPRSSRVHARQLHSLESLLAIIKSRIDEWESRWLRVADTGMPKPQAVKDILAQSDPNMTYHMEALWLMLSTSHSIAGQIQPAIQSAISGAALVFSQQAAPPGSSCALQSRFLDNILARISKPSAEASTVTDLPEHRDQLRAGERDTTREIGYAATSGRAFGQAEGALSLDFADDETWVGLMAEAGFNTQDGVFFA